Proteins from a genomic interval of Dichotomicrobium thermohalophilum:
- a CDS encoding DUF1284 domain-containing protein, with protein sequence MTVRLRAHHLLCMLTYAGDGYSRAFTANFDAMVARIAAGEEVLIVAGPDDICAPLLCEAECHCLRDSVRARDELAARDLGRLLGIDLSEEQRLLVGKSELRRMRAAFAGGETREACRGCEWHGLCTRVARRGFRGAKLGRTD encoded by the coding sequence ATGACCGTTCGGCTGCGGGCGCATCACCTGCTGTGTATGCTGACTTACGCTGGGGACGGCTATAGTCGCGCCTTCACGGCCAATTTCGATGCCATGGTGGCGCGAATCGCTGCTGGCGAGGAAGTGTTGATCGTTGCAGGGCCGGACGATATTTGCGCGCCGTTACTCTGCGAGGCCGAGTGTCACTGCCTGCGCGACAGCGTACGGGCACGCGACGAACTGGCCGCGCGTGATCTGGGTCGGTTGCTGGGCATTGATCTGTCCGAAGAGCAGCGACTGCTGGTCGGAAAGTCGGAATTGCGTCGAATGCGAGCGGCGTTCGCCGGCGGCGAAACGCGCGAGGCTTGCCGGGGCTGTGAATGGCATGGTCTGTGCACCAGGGTGGCGCGGCGCGGCTTTCGTGGCGCCAAGCTCGGCCGGACGGATTAG
- a CDS encoding acyl-CoA dehydrogenase family protein: protein MSVALQSPSETPALLDDLPVLLDPAADAAKRLVELVREGVWQRVAGDGKPDAALMEQEQHVAHGFAWLTTYEQTLAELARHAANASGEGRFGELEALLAQIAFAEYLHQMVGGIPMSQTEVFRPTDLGFRAADIDACLNPQARRLMTLGNTPAARQRLAELMIERDGAATFGDAGLDETMEAMRDEMRRFTEAEVVPYAHEWHLQNAYIPMETISQMSELGVFGLTIPEQYGGLGLGKEAMCVVSEELSRGYIGVGSLGTRSEIAAELILLGGTEDQKQRWLPGIASGDILPAAVFTEPNTGSDLASLKTRAVRDGDVYRITGQKTWATHPVRADLMTVLARTDPNEPGYRGLSMFLAEKPRGTDDNPFPADGMTGGEIEVLGYRGMKEYEIAFDGFAVPANNLLGETEGQGFKQLMATFESARIQTAARAVGVAQNALDLAFRYAREREQFGKQIVSFPRVANKLVMTAVETHAARLLTYYAAREKDQGRRCDVEAGMAKLLAARVAWAAADSGVQIHGGNGFALEYPISRVLCDARILSIFEGAAEIQAQVIARRLLES, encoded by the coding sequence ATGTCCGTTGCCCTTCAGTCACCGAGCGAGACGCCCGCCCTGCTGGACGACCTGCCCGTCCTTCTTGACCCGGCGGCAGACGCGGCCAAGCGGCTGGTCGAGTTGGTCCGCGAGGGTGTCTGGCAGCGGGTGGCAGGCGACGGCAAGCCTGACGCCGCGCTGATGGAGCAGGAGCAGCACGTCGCGCACGGTTTTGCCTGGTTGACGACGTATGAGCAGACGCTCGCCGAACTGGCCCGCCATGCTGCAAACGCCTCGGGAGAGGGGCGATTCGGCGAGCTTGAGGCGCTGCTTGCGCAGATCGCCTTCGCGGAGTACCTGCACCAGATGGTCGGCGGTATCCCGATGAGCCAGACAGAGGTCTTCCGCCCGACCGATCTCGGCTTTCGCGCCGCCGATATTGACGCCTGTCTGAACCCGCAGGCCCGCCGGCTGATGACGCTGGGCAACACGCCCGCCGCGCGGCAGCGCCTGGCTGAACTCATGATCGAGCGCGACGGCGCCGCGACCTTCGGCGATGCCGGCCTAGACGAGACAATGGAAGCGATGCGCGACGAAATGCGCCGCTTCACCGAGGCCGAAGTGGTGCCCTACGCCCACGAGTGGCACCTGCAGAACGCCTACATCCCGATGGAGACCATCTCGCAGATGAGCGAGCTGGGCGTGTTCGGGCTGACGATCCCGGAGCAATACGGCGGACTGGGGCTGGGCAAGGAAGCCATGTGCGTCGTGTCGGAGGAATTGTCGCGCGGGTACATCGGCGTCGGTTCGCTCGGCACACGTTCCGAGATCGCCGCGGAGTTGATCCTGCTGGGCGGCACGGAGGACCAGAAACAGCGCTGGCTGCCGGGTATTGCCTCCGGCGACATCCTCCCGGCGGCGGTGTTCACCGAGCCGAACACCGGTTCCGACCTGGCCTCGCTCAAGACCCGCGCGGTGCGCGACGGCGATGTCTACCGCATCACCGGCCAGAAGACCTGGGCGACGCACCCGGTCCGCGCCGACCTCATGACCGTTCTCGCGCGCACCGATCCAAACGAGCCGGGCTATCGCGGTTTGTCCATGTTCCTGGCGGAGAAGCCCCGCGGCACTGACGATAACCCGTTCCCGGCCGACGGCATGACCGGGGGCGAGATCGAGGTGCTCGGCTACCGCGGCATGAAGGAATACGAGATCGCCTTCGATGGCTTCGCGGTGCCGGCGAACAATCTGCTCGGCGAGACCGAGGGGCAGGGATTCAAGCAGCTCATGGCGACGTTCGAGTCCGCGCGCATCCAGACGGCCGCGCGGGCCGTCGGCGTGGCGCAGAACGCGCTTGATCTGGCGTTCCGCTATGCCCGCGAGCGGGAGCAGTTCGGCAAGCAGATTGTCAGCTTCCCGCGGGTGGCCAACAAGCTGGTGATGACGGCGGTCGAGACGCATGCCGCGCGCCTGCTGACCTACTATGCCGCGCGCGAGAAGGATCAGGGCCGGCGCTGCGACGTCGAGGCGGGCATGGCGAAGCTGCTCGCCGCGCGCGTGGCTTGGGCGGCGGCGGATAGCGGGGTGCAGATCCACGGCGGCAACGGCTTCGCGCTGGAATACCCCATCAGCCGCGTGCTGTGCGACGCCCGCATCCTGAGCATCTTCGAGGGGGCAGCCGAGATTCAGGCGCAGGTGATCGCGCGCCGTCTGCTCGAAAGCTAG
- the ccrA gene encoding crotonyl-CoA carboxylase/reductase, whose protein sequence is MTEPAVANTAPAGQEYKDLYEIGEIPPLGHVPKSMYAWVIRKERHGPPDQAMQMEVVPTWELDSHEVLVLVMAAGVNYNGVWACLGQPVSTLDIHKNPYQVAGSDAAGVVWAVGSKVKRWKVGDEVVIHCNQDDGDDEECNGGDPMLSPSQRNWGYETPDGSFGQFTRVQDRQLMPRPKHLTWEESACYTLTLATSYRMLFGHRPHVLRPGHNVLVWGASGGIGSMAVQLCATSGANAIGVISDEDKREFVQSLGAKGVLNRRDFNCWGEMPSVGTEEYKTWLQEVRKFGKAIWDITGKGVNVDFVFEHPGEATFPVSVFVVKRGGMVVICAGTTGYKLTLDARYLWMHQKRVQGSHFANLMQASQANKLVLERRIDPCMSEVFPWHDIPKAHMRMWRNEHRPGNMAVLVNAPHGGLRTFEDAVEVSRARYG, encoded by the coding sequence ATGACCGAACCCGCCGTCGCCAATACCGCCCCGGCCGGGCAGGAGTACAAGGACCTCTACGAGATCGGCGAGATCCCGCCGCTCGGGCATGTACCGAAGTCGATGTATGCGTGGGTGATCCGCAAGGAGCGGCACGGCCCGCCCGATCAGGCAATGCAGATGGAGGTCGTTCCGACGTGGGAACTCGACAGCCACGAGGTACTGGTCCTCGTGATGGCGGCGGGCGTGAACTACAATGGTGTTTGGGCCTGTCTCGGGCAGCCGGTATCAACGCTCGACATTCACAAGAACCCCTACCAGGTTGCCGGCTCCGACGCCGCGGGCGTGGTCTGGGCCGTCGGCTCGAAGGTTAAGCGCTGGAAGGTTGGTGACGAGGTCGTCATCCACTGCAACCAGGACGACGGCGACGATGAGGAATGCAACGGCGGCGACCCGATGCTGTCGCCCAGCCAGCGCAACTGGGGCTATGAGACGCCCGATGGCTCCTTCGGTCAGTTCACGCGCGTGCAGGATCGTCAGCTCATGCCGCGTCCGAAGCATCTGACATGGGAGGAGTCGGCCTGCTACACGCTCACTCTGGCCACATCCTACCGTATGCTGTTCGGCCACCGCCCGCATGTGCTGCGTCCTGGCCATAACGTGCTCGTCTGGGGCGCCAGCGGCGGTATCGGCTCGATGGCGGTACAGCTATGCGCGACCTCGGGCGCCAACGCTATTGGCGTGATCTCGGATGAGGACAAGCGGGAGTTTGTCCAGTCACTGGGCGCCAAGGGCGTGCTGAATCGCCGCGACTTCAACTGCTGGGGCGAGATGCCCAGCGTCGGAACCGAGGAATACAAGACCTGGCTGCAGGAAGTCCGCAAGTTCGGCAAGGCGATCTGGGACATCACTGGCAAGGGTGTGAATGTCGACTTCGTGTTCGAGCACCCCGGCGAGGCGACCTTCCCGGTCTCGGTTTTCGTGGTCAAGCGTGGCGGCATGGTCGTGATCTGCGCAGGTACGACCGGCTACAAGCTCACGCTGGACGCCCGGTATCTCTGGATGCATCAGAAGCGCGTGCAGGGCTCGCACTTCGCCAATCTGATGCAGGCCTCGCAGGCGAACAAGCTCGTGCTGGAGCGGCGCATTGACCCCTGCATGTCGGAGGTGTTCCCGTGGCATGACATACCAAAGGCGCATATGCGTATGTGGCGGAACGAGCATCGTCCGGGTAACATGGCTGTGCTGGTGAATGCGCCGCATGGCGGTCTGCGCACCTTTGAAGATGCCGTGGAAGTATCGCGCGCGCGTTACGGCTAG
- a CDS encoding thiosulfate oxidation carrier protein SoxY, producing the protein MNKTPKSLMQLSRRQFTALTATTLAAFGLGYRPIRATESETPADWQAHLDSILKGKEPVEDKVTLDLPEVSENGNLVPFTVAVDHQMTDTDFIQAIHVIATDNDAPPVASFYFTPASSIARASSRMRLLRTQEIVALAHTNGGEFYIGRRRIEVLVGCCGE; encoded by the coding sequence ATGAACAAAACACCCAAGTCATTGATGCAGCTCAGCCGCCGGCAATTCACTGCTCTGACGGCGACCACGCTTGCCGCGTTCGGACTCGGCTATCGGCCGATTCGCGCGACAGAAAGCGAGACGCCGGCCGACTGGCAGGCGCATCTCGATTCCATCCTCAAGGGGAAAGAGCCGGTAGAGGACAAGGTCACGCTCGACCTGCCGGAAGTGTCGGAAAACGGCAACCTGGTCCCATTCACGGTCGCGGTCGATCACCAGATGACCGATACCGACTTCATCCAGGCCATCCACGTCATCGCGACCGACAATGACGCACCGCCGGTCGCCTCGTTCTACTTCACGCCGGCCTCCAGCATCGCCCGGGCTTCGAGCCGGATGCGCCTGTTGCGCACCCAGGAGATCGTGGCGCTGGCCCACACCAATGGCGGGGAGTTCTATATTGGCCGCCGGCGCATCGAAGTTCTCGTCGGCTGCTGCGGCGAGTAA
- the soxZ gene encoding thiosulfate oxidation carrier complex protein SoxZ yields the protein MPETVAAGETIEIQTIIAHPMESGQRADERTGELIPRNIIEEFTARFNGKEVFRAKLYPAISANPYIAFPVRVEESGEFAFTWRDGNGKTWQVTRSITVA from the coding sequence ATGCCGGAAACAGTGGCCGCCGGCGAAACCATCGAGATCCAGACGATCATCGCCCACCCGATGGAAAGCGGTCAGCGCGCCGACGAGCGCACCGGCGAACTGATCCCGCGGAACATCATCGAAGAGTTCACGGCTCGCTTTAACGGCAAGGAAGTGTTCCGCGCAAAACTTTATCCGGCCATTTCCGCGAATCCCTACATCGCCTTTCCGGTGCGGGTTGAAGAGTCCGGCGAATTCGCGTTCACTTGGCGCGACGGAAACGGAAAGACCTGGCAAGTCACGCGGTCCATCACCGTGGCGTAA
- a CDS encoding fructose-bisphosphatase class II family protein, with the protein MTDSEYMLPDGLLLSALQMTEATAIAAAAHRGRGDEPAAMAAAAQMLLAELDRLEADGRIMVGDSEMEDERLMVGTRVGTGGPRIDLAVSPLEGATLCAKALPNALSAVVMGLPDSLLSVPDVYMEKIAIGPGYPEGLVDLDMSPADNLQALAEAKGVQPKDITVCVLDRPRHGNLIAALRETGAAVRLISDGDIAAVIETARADLTGLDIYMGMGGAPEGLIAAAALRCMGGRMQARLTPLNNDQRQLVAASGLDPQRKYRADELAAGDIVFSATGISGGALLRGILSDANGIHTHTLAMRSARGSVRWVSSQHKHLPVA; encoded by the coding sequence GTGACGGATTCCGAATACATGCTGCCTGACGGGCTGCTGCTCTCCGCGCTGCAGATGACCGAGGCGACGGCCATCGCGGCGGCAGCACATCGCGGTCGGGGTGACGAGCCGGCAGCCATGGCTGCAGCGGCACAGATGCTTCTGGCCGAGCTGGACCGTCTGGAGGCGGACGGCCGCATCATGGTCGGCGACAGCGAAATGGAAGACGAGCGGCTGATGGTCGGCACGCGGGTGGGGACAGGTGGGCCGCGCATCGACCTGGCAGTCAGCCCCCTGGAAGGCGCGACGCTCTGCGCCAAGGCCTTGCCGAACGCCCTGTCCGCCGTGGTCATGGGCCTGCCCGACAGTCTGCTGAGCGTGCCGGACGTCTACATGGAAAAGATCGCCATCGGGCCTGGCTACCCGGAGGGCCTCGTCGATCTCGACATGTCGCCCGCCGATAATCTGCAAGCGCTGGCCGAGGCGAAAGGCGTTCAGCCCAAGGACATCACTGTGTGCGTGCTGGACCGCCCGCGTCACGGCAACCTGATCGCCGCGTTGCGCGAAACCGGCGCCGCCGTGCGGCTCATAAGCGATGGCGATATCGCCGCCGTCATCGAGACCGCCCGCGCCGACCTCACCGGCCTGGATATCTACATGGGCATGGGCGGCGCACCCGAAGGTCTCATCGCCGCGGCGGCATTACGCTGCATGGGCGGACGGATGCAGGCCCGACTGACCCCGCTCAACAACGATCAGCGTCAGCTCGTGGCCGCTAGCGGTCTCGATCCGCAGCGCAAGTATCGCGCCGACGAACTGGCGGCGGGCGACATCGTCTTCTCCGCGACCGGGATCAGTGGCGGCGCGCTATTGCGCGGCATCCTGTCCGACGCCAACGGCATTCACACTCACACGCTCGCCATGCGCAGCGCGCGTGGTTCGGTACGCTGGGTTTCCTCGCAGCACAAGCATCTTCCCGTCGCCTAG
- the recJ gene encoding single-stranded-DNA-specific exonuclease RecJ, which produces MAIAPTPPISDEPESAFLSITKSVRGLRWIDRLTPDKSALATAISQRHDLPELLGRVLAARGAVLEDIDTWLNPTLRDLLPDPASLRDMETGAARVAEAIRRGEAVAVFGDYDVDGAASSALLARFLRAHGLEARIYIPDRLSEGYGPNVAAMEALAREAKLILTVDCGTLSHEPIAAAVTLGADVVVVDHHQADETLPPAHAVINPNREDDLSGQGHLAGAGVTFLLLVETARQLRAAGQDAGPDLRGLLDLVALATVCDVVPLTGVNRALVAQGLKVMRRRRNPGLTALADAAGLNKPPEPYHLGYLLGPRINAGGRIGDAGLGARLLASDDASEAAEIAARLDTLNAERREMEARALEEAVAAAEAMLEAQPDTAVLLLGSADWHKGLIGLVAARLVERFQRPSFVFAWDDAAGTGTGSGRSLPGVDLGRAVRAAVSNGFALQGGGHEMAAGITIARDGLDSLRAFFDDALGSDAMRARAEAGLKIDGALSPRAATAELIDQIERAGPFGAGNPSPRFVFPSQRLSFVKQVGENHVRCSLRGSDGGSIGAVAFRVVGTPLGDYLLSQPDAPVHIAGRLQRDFWNGRERIEVLIEDAAPAKRP; this is translated from the coding sequence ATGGCCATTGCCCCGACCCCACCGATCAGTGACGAGCCGGAGAGCGCATTTCTGAGCATCACGAAGTCCGTGCGCGGTCTGCGCTGGATCGACCGGCTTACGCCAGATAAGAGCGCACTCGCCACGGCGATTTCCCAGCGCCACGACCTGCCCGAGCTGCTCGGGCGCGTGTTGGCGGCGCGCGGGGCGGTGCTGGAGGACATCGACACCTGGCTCAATCCGACGCTGCGCGACCTGCTGCCCGATCCCGCCTCGCTGCGCGACATGGAAACCGGCGCGGCGCGGGTGGCCGAGGCGATCCGGCGAGGCGAGGCGGTCGCGGTTTTCGGCGACTACGACGTGGATGGCGCGGCATCCTCGGCGCTGCTGGCCCGATTCCTGCGCGCGCACGGTCTGGAAGCGCGCATCTATATTCCCGACCGACTGAGCGAGGGCTACGGGCCGAATGTCGCGGCGATGGAGGCGCTCGCGCGCGAAGCGAAGCTGATCCTCACCGTCGACTGCGGAACGCTGAGCCACGAGCCAATCGCCGCGGCGGTCACGCTCGGGGCAGATGTCGTCGTTGTCGACCATCACCAGGCGGACGAAACGCTGCCCCCGGCCCACGCCGTCATCAATCCGAACCGTGAGGATGATCTGAGCGGGCAAGGCCATCTGGCCGGCGCGGGCGTCACCTTCCTGCTACTGGTTGAAACGGCACGACAGTTGCGCGCGGCCGGGCAGGACGCGGGGCCGGACCTGCGCGGGCTGCTCGATCTCGTCGCGCTGGCGACGGTCTGCGATGTCGTGCCACTCACCGGCGTGAACCGCGCGCTCGTGGCGCAGGGCCTGAAAGTCATGCGCCGCCGGCGCAATCCAGGGCTCACCGCGCTGGCCGACGCCGCCGGGCTGAACAAGCCGCCGGAGCCGTATCACCTGGGCTATCTGCTCGGCCCGCGCATCAATGCGGGCGGACGGATCGGCGATGCCGGGCTGGGCGCGCGGCTGCTGGCCAGCGACGACGCGAGCGAGGCCGCCGAGATCGCCGCGCGGCTCGACACGCTGAACGCGGAGCGCCGCGAGATGGAAGCCCGCGCGCTGGAAGAGGCGGTCGCCGCGGCCGAGGCGATGCTGGAGGCACAGCCGGACACCGCCGTTTTGCTTCTCGGCTCGGCGGACTGGCACAAGGGGCTGATCGGGCTGGTCGCCGCGCGGCTTGTCGAGCGGTTCCAGCGGCCGAGCTTCGTCTTCGCCTGGGACGATGCGGCGGGCACCGGCACAGGGTCTGGCCGATCGCTTCCTGGCGTCGACCTCGGCCGGGCGGTGCGCGCGGCGGTCTCCAATGGCTTCGCGCTGCAGGGCGGCGGCCACGAGATGGCGGCCGGCATCACCATCGCGCGCGACGGGCTTGACAGCCTGCGCGCCTTTTTCGACGACGCGCTGGGCAGCGACGCGATGCGTGCGCGCGCCGAAGCCGGCCTGAAGATCGACGGCGCGCTGTCGCCGCGCGCGGCCACCGCCGAGCTGATCGACCAGATCGAACGCGCCGGGCCGTTCGGCGCGGGCAACCCGTCGCCGCGCTTCGTCTTTCCGAGCCAGCGCCTAAGCTTCGTCAAGCAGGTTGGTGAAAACCATGTACGCTGTTCTCTGCGCGGCAGTGACGGCGGCTCCATCGGCGCGGTCGCGTTCCGCGTTGTCGGCACGCCGCTCGGCGATTACCTATTGTCGCAGCCCGATGCGCCGGTGCACATCGCCGGCCGGCTACAGCGGGATTTCTGGAACGGGCGCGAGCGCATCGAAGTGCTGATTGAGGACGCAGCGCCGGCAAAGCGCCCTTGA
- a CDS encoding PAS domain-containing protein: MSSELAFRAQLVISEQREVYDYWRRAANGRPMPARADLDPAMMRHLLPGISILDVGARFDALRYRLAGTRLHDIYGCEVTGQNVFELRLGPKRRYWQAAYRRVVEERIPMQGAVKGPVAGRDHVVLFWLRLPLSDDGERVSKILCHDVGIMPAALESEAQSENVAEE; this comes from the coding sequence ATGTCGTCCGAGCTTGCCTTTCGGGCGCAGCTCGTCATCAGCGAGCAACGCGAGGTTTACGATTATTGGCGACGCGCCGCGAACGGCCGGCCCATGCCGGCGCGCGCCGACCTTGATCCGGCGATGATGCGCCATCTGCTCCCCGGAATCAGCATCCTCGACGTGGGCGCGCGCTTCGACGCGTTGCGCTACCGGCTGGCCGGCACGCGACTTCATGACATCTACGGCTGTGAGGTGACCGGTCAGAACGTGTTCGAACTGCGCCTCGGGCCGAAACGACGCTATTGGCAGGCGGCCTATCGCCGCGTGGTGGAGGAGCGCATCCCGATGCAGGGCGCGGTAAAGGGGCCGGTCGCCGGGCGCGATCATGTCGTGCTGTTCTGGCTGCGCCTGCCGTTGTCTGATGACGGCGAGCGGGTGAGCAAGATCCTGTGTCACGATGTCGGGATCATGCCCGCGGCACTGGAGTCTGAAGCGCAGAGCGAGAATGTCGCGGAAGAATGA
- the uvrC gene encoding excinuclease ABC subunit UvrC has translation MPKADKPTLPSAETLRAPAAAQSAPPADAPARPATGPDVIAGYLPHLSGSPGVYRMIGADGEVLYVGKARNLKKRVSSYARGGGHNNRITSMIAQTAAMEFVTTATESEALLLEANLIKIHRPRFNVLMRDDKSFANILIARDHEAPQLRKHRGARTRKGDYFGPFASAGAVNRTIHTLQRAFLLRTCTDSVYESRTRPCLLYQIKRCAGPCTGEISLADYNKLADEAAAFLRGEGSRVRDELQQKMEAASAELDFERAAIYRDRLAALAQITARQDINLDGIEDADIFAAAQEGGQTCVQVFFFRGGQNWGNRANFPRADQQQTVEEVLSAFIAQFYDAQPAPPTVLVSHDLPERELLSEALSLKAERKVRVHAPKRGEKRAAVEHAQRNAREALGRRLAESASQARLLEGLVDAFGLQDAPRRIEVYDNSHIQGGQAVGGMIVAGREGFVKSHYRKFNIKAADLTPGDDFGMMREVLRRRFTRLMKEAARAPDAPAAGSLRDARDDEEVGHTPSLRGPQARSNPAPDDADPDAFPAWPDLVLIDGGQGQLSAASEVFAELGINDVPLVAVAKGPERNAGRERFFMPGRSPFSLEPRDPVLYFIQRLRDEAHRFAIGAHRTRRKNANVANPLDEIAGIGPTRKRALLNHFGSAKAVSRAGLDDLAAVPGISRSMAEAIYNHFHDK, from the coding sequence ATGCCGAAAGCCGACAAGCCCACGCTCCCCAGCGCCGAAACCCTTCGCGCGCCCGCCGCCGCGCAATCCGCCCCGCCAGCGGACGCGCCTGCGCGCCCGGCCACCGGCCCCGACGTCATCGCCGGCTATCTCCCGCACCTGTCGGGCAGCCCCGGCGTCTACCGCATGATCGGCGCGGACGGCGAAGTGCTCTATGTCGGAAAGGCGCGCAACCTGAAAAAGCGCGTCAGCTCCTACGCGCGCGGCGGCGGGCACAACAACCGCATCACCAGCATGATCGCGCAGACCGCCGCGATGGAGTTCGTCACCACCGCGACCGAATCCGAGGCGCTGCTGCTCGAAGCGAACCTCATCAAGATCCACCGCCCGCGCTTCAACGTGTTGATGCGCGACGACAAGAGCTTCGCCAACATCCTGATCGCGCGCGACCACGAGGCCCCGCAACTGCGCAAGCATCGCGGCGCGCGCACGCGCAAGGGCGATTATTTCGGCCCCTTTGCCTCCGCCGGCGCGGTCAACCGCACGATCCACACGCTCCAGCGCGCGTTCTTGCTGCGCACCTGCACCGATTCGGTCTACGAAAGCCGCACGCGCCCCTGCCTGCTCTACCAGATCAAGCGCTGCGCCGGCCCCTGTACCGGCGAGATTTCGCTGGCCGACTATAACAAGCTCGCCGATGAGGCCGCCGCCTTCCTGCGCGGGGAGGGCAGCCGTGTGCGCGACGAGCTTCAGCAGAAGATGGAGGCCGCCAGCGCCGAACTCGACTTCGAGCGCGCCGCCATCTACCGCGACCGGCTCGCCGCGCTGGCGCAGATCACCGCGCGCCAGGACATCAACCTGGACGGCATCGAGGACGCCGACATCTTCGCCGCGGCGCAGGAGGGCGGGCAGACCTGCGTGCAGGTGTTCTTCTTCCGCGGCGGGCAGAACTGGGGCAACCGCGCCAACTTCCCGCGCGCCGACCAGCAGCAGACCGTCGAGGAGGTGCTGAGCGCCTTCATCGCGCAATTCTACGACGCGCAGCCCGCGCCGCCGACCGTGCTGGTCAGCCACGACCTGCCGGAGCGCGAATTGCTCTCCGAGGCGCTGAGCCTGAAGGCCGAGCGCAAGGTCCGCGTCCATGCGCCCAAGCGCGGCGAAAAGCGCGCCGCCGTCGAGCACGCGCAGCGCAACGCGCGCGAGGCGCTGGGCCGCCGTCTGGCCGAATCCGCGAGCCAGGCCCGCCTGCTGGAGGGGCTGGTCGACGCCTTCGGGCTGCAGGACGCGCCGCGCCGCATCGAGGTCTACGACAACAGCCACATCCAGGGCGGCCAGGCGGTCGGCGGGATGATCGTCGCGGGGCGCGAGGGCTTCGTGAAGTCGCACTACCGCAAGTTCAACATCAAGGCGGCCGATCTCACGCCGGGCGACGATTTCGGCATGATGCGCGAGGTGCTGCGCCGGCGCTTCACCCGGCTGATGAAGGAGGCCGCCCGCGCGCCGGACGCGCCCGCCGCTGGATCGCTTCGCGACGCTCGCGATGACGAGGAAGTAGGCCACACACCGTCATTGCGAGGGCCGCAGGCCCGAAGCAATCCAGCCCCGGACGACGCCGACCCCGACGCCTTTCCCGCTTGGCCGGACCTCGTGCTGATCGACGGCGGGCAGGGTCAGCTTTCGGCAGCTTCTGAGGTGTTCGCCGAACTGGGCATCAACGATGTGCCGCTCGTCGCCGTCGCCAAGGGGCCGGAGCGCAACGCCGGGCGCGAGCGCTTCTTCATGCCGGGCCGCAGCCCCTTCAGCCTGGAGCCGCGCGATCCAGTGCTCTACTTCATTCAGCGCCTGCGCGACGAAGCGCACCGCTTCGCCATCGGCGCGCACCGCACCCGGCGCAAGAACGCGAACGTGGCCAACCCGCTTGACGAAATCGCCGGCATCGGCCCGACGCGCAAACGCGCGCTCCTGAACCATTTCGGCTCGGCCAAGGCGGTGAGCCGCGCCGGGCTGGATGACCTCGCCGCCGTGCCCGGCATCAGCCGCTCGATGGCCGAGGCGATCTATAACCACTTCCACGACAAGTAA